The following coding sequences are from one Primulina eburnea isolate SZY01 chromosome 15, ASM2296580v1, whole genome shotgun sequence window:
- the LOC140813569 gene encoding F-box/LRR-repeat protein At3g03360-like: MKITYNIVSKLSTGAAVRTSILSRRWRHVYTLINQVRFYCFQLHHGSYCHPTLTRKEEIQRKFAQGVDTFLQHHSGFKVMSFELVCCFRGCILDTFRKWMNSVGTLGVEQLTIGFCSINYLLDHPVFSTDFLTEAPSVKHLWLRGGSFLIPNKNSLQVLRLEFIVFTSEAVQCMLSTCSSLQSLNLTFCELPSKLRICGLDLQLKSLTVYQCEVVEEIDLFATNLINFEIYNSRKLKLSFSHVPLLQTLIMEFYEKLVTPHVFGKIAKYLPNLESMVFMTQASFFESQGWKLDRGVSKLSNLRHLVLILEHCSNDVDLLEVAVFLDACPLLRKFTFSTKVARSTFNLKQAQKRVVVGRNTQLKQVEFKGFREKGSEYNFVLYMLKMLPPSDVLYSPGIL, from the exons ATGAAAATAACTTACAACATTGTCTCGAAATTATCTACCGGAGCTGCTGTTAGGACAAGCATCCTGTCAAGGAGATGGAGGCATGTTTACACCCTTATCAACCAAGTCagattttattgctttcagttgcaTCATGGTTCATATTGTCATCCTACTCTTACGCGGAAAGAGGAGATCCAAAGAAAGTTTGCGCAAGGAGTGGATACCTTTTTGCAACATCACTCTGGTTTTAAAGTAATGTCCTTTGAATTGGTTTGTTGTTTTCGTGGATGCATCTTGGACACATTTAGGAAATGGATGAATTCTGTTGGCACATTGGGAGTGGAACAACTTACCATTGGATTTTGCTCCATTAACTATCTGCTCGACCATCCTGTTTTTTCTACTGATTTTCTTACTGAAGCTCCGTCGGTGAAACATCTATGGCTGCGGGGCGGTTCTTTTCTGATACCAAATAAAAATTCTCTCCAAGTTCTTCGATTGGAATTTATCGTTTTCACTTCCGAGGCTGTACAGTGCATGTTATCCACTTGCTCGAGCCTCCAATCGTTGAACTTAACATTTTGTGAGCTCCCCTCCAAATTACGAATCTGTGGCCTTGATCTGCAATTGAAGAGTCTGACCGTATATCAGTGTGAAGTTGTCGAGGAGATAGACTTGTTTGCCACCAATCTAAtcaattttgaaatatataacAGCCGAAAGCTGAAATTGTCCTTTTCTCACGTACCATTGCTGCAAACTTTAATTATGGAGTTTTATGAGAAACTAGTCACTCCTCATGTATTTGGAAAAATTGCCAAATATCTGCCAAATCTtgagtccatggtttttatgaCTCAAGCGAGCTTCTTTGAG TCGCAAGGATGGAAACTGGATCGAGGGGTAAGCAAGCTTAGCAACCTCAGACATTTAGTTTTGATATTAGAACATTGCTCCAATGATGTCGATCTACTAGAAGTTGCTGTATTCCTGGATGCTTGCCCCCTTCTACGCAAGTTTACCTTTTCAACCAAG GTGGCAAGGTCGACATTTAATCTAAAACAAGCACAAAAGAGAGTGGTCGTCGGGCGCAACACTCAATTGAAACAAGTGGAATTTAAAGGATTTAGGGAGAAAGGGAGTGAGTATAATTTTGTTCTGTACATGCTTAAAATGTTGCCTCCCTCGGACGTTTTATACTCTCCCGGCATACTTTAA